Within Micromonospora narathiwatensis, the genomic segment TTCTCCGGGGTGTGGGTGGGCACCACCACCGTGCCGTCCGGCCCGAGTACGTCGCGCAGGGCGAGCAGCACCGCCTCCGGGCCACCACAGAGGAGACCCAGCCCGCGCAGGCCCGCGTGCACCAGCACGATCCCGCCGGGGCGTACGCCGAGGGCGTGGAGCTGGGCGGCGAGCGACGCGCGGGTGTGCGGCCGGGCCGGCGCGGCGGCGGCGATCATGGGCCGACCCGGGCGAGGATCGCCTCGGCGAGCGGGGCGGGCGCCTCGTCGGGAATCCAGTGGGTGACACCGGCCAGTTCGACGAAGCGGTAGTCGCCGGTGACGTGCGCCGCGCACGCCTCAGCGGCGGCCCGGCCGATCGCGACGTCCCCGTCGCTCCACACGAACGTGGTCGGCACACCCACCGGCCCGACGGCCCGCATGTCGGCCCCCGACATGGCCCGGTACCAGTTGAGGGCGGCGGTCAGCGCGCCCGGCACGCGCATCGGTTCGGCGTAGCGGGTCACCCGGGCGGCGTCGCCCACCCCGCCGAGCATCCGGCGCAGCGCGGCGGCACGCATCGCGAGCAGCACCCGCTCGGCCGTGCCCGGCTTGCGGAACAGCGCCATGTAGGCGGACCGGGCCTTCTGCCGCCGGTCGGTGGCGAGCGCGTGGGCCATCGCCGCCGGGTGCGGCACCGACACCGCGGTCAGGGAACGGACCCGCTCCGGGTGTGCCGCCGCCAGGGCCCACGCCACCGCCGCGCCCCAGTCGTGCCCCACCACGTGCGCGGACGTCACCCCGAGCGCGTCGAGCACGCCGGCCGCGTCGGCCACCAGCTCCGGAATCCGGTACGCCTCGACCGCCGCCGGCCGCGCGCCCGGCGAGTAGCCGCGCTGGTCGGGCGCGTACGTGCGCAGCCCGGCGGCGTGCAGCGCGGGCACCACCCCGTCCCACTCGCCGCCGTGCTGCGGGAAGCCGTGCAGCAGCAGGACGGGTACGCCGTCCTCCGGACCGCCCGTGCGTACCTCGAACGTCAGACCTCGCGCGTCGACCCGCATGATTCGGCAGCCTACCCACCCACGTCGATCCCCCGACGCCCTGCTGGGCCGGTGGCCAGGGGCGGTGCTAGCGTCTGAACGAGACAACTTCACATCCGACAGGGGAGCGCACAGCGCTGAGAGTGCGGGCCGGTGCCCGCAGACCCTCGAACCTGATCTGGGTAATGCCAGCGCAGGGAGTTCGGTCGACCTCCAGCCGCGCCGCCGTCCGGTGACACCGGGCGCGGCGTGCGTCTTCTCCTGGTTCTTGTCATGGACTGGGAGCAACCATGGAAAACAGCAACCGCTGGCGCACCATCGACATCGTCGTCGCCTCGGTGATCGCCGTCGCCTTCGGCGTCATCTTCTGGGCCTGGAACCTGGTCTGGAGCGCCACGGACGCCGCTTTCGCCTTCTTCCCGCCGGCGCAGACCCTCATCTACGGCGTATGGCTGGTGCCGGCGGTCCTCGGCGGACTGGTGATCCGCAAGCCCGGCGCCTCGCTGTTCTGCGAGCTGGTCGCCTCGATCGTCTCCGCGCTGCTGGGCAGCCAGTGGGGCGGCATCGCGATCGTGCAGGGCCTGACCCAGGGCATCGGCGCCGAGCTGGCCTTCGCCGCGTTCCGCTACCGCTCGTACCGGCTGCCGAGCGCCCTGCTGGCCGGCGCGCTCACCGGCCTGACCGCGGCGGTCTTCGACTTCGTCTACTGGAACAAGGCCACCGACCTGGTCAGCTACCGCATCCCGTACGCGCTGCTGACCATCGTGAGCGCCACCGTGATCGCCGGCGCCGGCGCCTTCTACCTCACCCGCGCCCTGGCCGACACCGGCGTCCTCGACCGTTTCCCCGCCGGCCGGGAACGCGCCGCCGTCTGAAAGTCACCTGCCGGATCGGGAAGGGGGTGCGGAGATGAGCGCGGTGGAGTTGCGGGGGTTCGGGTGGCGGCACGCCGGCCGGAAGGGCTGGGCGGTGCGGGGGGTGGACCTGCGCATCGAGGCCGGGGAACGGGTGCTGCTGCTCGGGCCGTCCGGGGCCGGGAAGAGCACCCTGCTCGCGGCGCTCGCCGGGCTGCTGCCCGAGGACTCCGGCACCCAGGAGGGCACCATCGAGATCGACGGGCTCGACCCGCGCAAGGCCCGGGAACGGGTCGGTGTCGTCTTCCAGGACCCGGAGACCCAACTGGTGATGGCCCGCTGCGGCGACGACGTCGCGTTCGGGCTGGAGAACCGGGGCGTACCCGGTGCGGAGATCTGGCCCCGGGTCGACGAGGCGCTGCGCCGGGTCGGCTTCCCGTACCACCGGGGCCGGCCCACCGCGGCGCTGTCCGGCGGCGAGCAGCAGCGACTCGCCCTGGCCGGGGCGCTCGCCCTGCGACCCGGGCTGCTGCTGCTCGACGAGCCGACGGCCAACCTCGACCCGGCCGGCGCCACGCTGATCCGGCAGGCCGTCCGGGACGCCCTCGACGCCGACACCACGCTGATCCTGGTCGAGCACCGGGTCGCCGAGGCGCTGCCGCTGGTCGACCGGGTGGTCGTCCTCGAAGCCGGCGGCGGGGTGCGGGCCGACGGGCCGCCCGACGCGGTCTTCGCCGCGCACGGCGACGCGCTCGCCGACGCCGGGGTCTGGGTGCCCGGCCGGGCCGTGCCGCCCCGGCGGGCCGCCGCGCCGGCCGGCGAGCCGCTGATCACCGCCGGCCGGCTCGGCCTGCCGCCCCGGCTGGCCCCCACCGACCTTCGGGTACGCGCCGGCGAGGCGCTCGCCGTGCTCGGCCCGAACGGCGCCGGCAAGTCCACCCTCGCCCTGCTCCTCGGCGGCCTGCTCCGCCCCGGCACCGGTACGGTCACCGCCGGCGCCGACCTGGCCGGCCCGGACGCCGGCACTCCCCCGCACCGCTGGCGGGCGCCGGCCCTCGCCCGGCGGATCGGCTCGGTCTTCCAGGATCCCGAGCACCAGTTCGTCACCAACACCGTCTTCGACGAGCTGGCGCTGGGCCCGCGCCGGACCGGCCAGCCCGAGGCGGCGGTCCGGTCCACCGTGGACGGGCTGCTGGAACGGCTCCGGCTGGCCCGGCTGGCCGGGGCGAACCCGTACACCCTCTCCGGTGGGGAGGCGCGGCGGCTGAGCGTGGCGACCGCCCTGGCCACCGCGCCCCGCCTGCTGATCTGCGACGAACCCACCTTCGGCCAGGACCGGCGGACCTGGCTGGAGCTGGTCGACCTGCTCGCCGAGCTGCGCGACGCCGGTCACGGCGTCGTGGCGGTCACCCACGACCCGGACTTCGTCGCCGCGCTGGCCGACCGCACGGTGACCCTGACCCGACCCGGCACCGGGGACCGGCCGTGATCGGCGTGGAGCCGGTCGCCGCGCCCGGGGCGCCGCTGGCCCGGCGCAATCCCGTGGCGAAGCTGGCCGCCGCGCTGGTCTTCTCGTTCATCCTGATCGCCACCCTGGACCCGGTGGCCCCCGCCATCGCCATCGCGATCGAGCTGGCGGTGCTGCCGCTGTTCGGCATCCGCTACCGGGTGCTGGCCCGGCGGGCCTGGCCGTTGCTGGCCAGCGCCGGGGGGATCCTGGTCACCCTGGTGCTGTTCGCCGCCGACCGCTCCGGGCGGGTGCTGGTCGAGGCGGGTCCGGTCCTGGTCACCGAGGGGGTGCTGGTCACCGCGCTGGGGCTGGTGCTGCGCATGCTCGCGGTGGCGCTGCCCGGGATCGTCGTCTTCGCCACCACCGACGCCACCGACCTGGCCGACGCGTTGATCCAGAACGCGAAGGCGCCGGCCCGGTTCGCCATCGGCGCGCTGGCCGCGTTCCGGCTGGTGCCGTTGCTGGAGCAGGAGTGGCGGATGATCAGCATGGCGCGCCGGGCCCGGGGGGTCGACGCCGGCCGGAATCCGGTCGCCAAGCTGCGGCTCTTCGTGTCGACGGCGTTCGCCCTGCTGGTCGGGGCGATCCGGCGGGGCACCCGGCTGGCGGTGGCGATGGACGCCCGCGGCTTCGACGCCGGCGTTCCGCGTACGGTCGCCCGCCGGCAGCACTTCACCCGGGCGGACGCCCTGCTGGTGGCCGTCGCGGCGGTGCTGGCGGGCGCGGCGCTGGCGGTCAGCGTCGCGGTCGGCACCTTCCGCCCGCTGATCGGCTGATCCGGTCGACCACCCGACCCGGGCTGCGGCGGGGCGGGGCGTCCTCGCGGCGGGACGCCCCGGATCGCCGCGACCCGGGTCGGTCGACGGCCGGTCAGCTGCGCCGGAAGGCGTAGAACCGGGTCTGGCCGGCGCGCTGGCCGCGCCCGGCGAGCCGGGCGTCGCGACCGGTCGACGGCGGACCGGCCTTCGGCGGCGTCGCCCCGGACTCCCCAGGTACGGCCACCGGCTTGACGACCGGCGCCACGGCGAGGGTGTCGAGATCCGTCGGGGTCACGTCCACCAGGGACGGCGACGGCTTACGGGACTTCTTCGGACTGCGCTTGGCGGGCATACGCGGGCCTCCTGACTGTCGAGAGCGCCGGTCACGGCGCGGCGAGCGGGTGGGCTCCGGCGGGTCCGACCACGACAGACACCGCCACCGACGGCGGTGAGGAGGGATGCGGACGCCCGGAGCAGGACGGGTCGCGCCGCGTACGGCGGCGGACGGGCTCGGCGGAAGGGCGTCAGTTACGCATGTCAGCAGGCTAACCGGCGACCCGCGTCCCCGCACCCGATTTACTGGCAACATCGGCGACATGCTGATCGCATTCTCGATCACCCCGCTCGGCGTGGGTGAGTCCGTGGGCGGCGTGGTCGCCGACGCCGTCCGGGTGGTCCGCGAGTCCGGCCTGCCCAACCGGACCGACGCCATGTTCACCACCGTCGAGGGCGAGTGGGACGAGGTGATGGCGGTGGTCAAGCGCGCCGTCGACACGGTCGCGGCCCAGGCGCCCCGGGTCAGCCTGGTGCTCAAGGCCGACCTGCGTCCCGGCGTCACCGACGCGATGACCGCGAAGGTCGCCCGCGTCGAGGCCCGGCTGGCCGAGGCGACGGGACCGACCGCCACGATGCCACCCAACCAGGGGTGACGCCCCACTCACCGGCCGTCGACATCCCGGCCCGCACCCGGACCGACCGCGATACGGTCGCAGCACGGGCAGCCGACGGAGGGTGGCGGTACGCATGGCGGCGCGGGCGACGGCACAGATCGGCGTGACCGGGCTGGGGGTGATGGGCCGCAACCTGGCCCGGAACCTGGCCCGTCACGGCTTCACCGTCGCGGTGCACAACCGCTCGCCCGAGCGCACCCGCAGCCTGATCGCCGAGCACGGCGGCGAGGGCGCCTTCGTGCCGTCGGAGTCGACGGCCGACTTCGTCGCCACGCTGGAGCGCCCCCGCGCGGTGATCGTCATGGTCAAGGCGGGCGGCCCCACCGACGCGGTGATCGACGAACTGGTGCCACTGCTGGAGGCGGGGGACATCGTCGTCGACTGCGGCAACGCGCACTTCACCGACACCATCCGCCGGGAGGAGGCGCTGCGCGGGCACGGGCTGCACTTCGTCGGCACCGGCGTATCCGGCGGCGAGGAGGGCGCGCTGCACGGCCCGAGCATCATGCCGGGCGGCTCGGACGAGTCCTACCGCAAGCTCGGCCCGATCTTCGAGAAGATCGCCGCGCAGGTGGCGGGCACCCCGTGCTGCCGGCACATCGGCCCGGACGGCGCCGGCCACTTCGTCAAGATGGTCCACAACGGCATCGAGTACGCCGACATGCAGCTCATCGCCGAGGCGTACGACCTGTTGCGGGCCGGCCTGTCGGCGAGCCCGGCGCAGCTCGCGGAGATCTTCCGGCAGTGGAACGGCGGCGAGCTGGAGTCGTTCCTCATCGAGATCACCGCCGACGTGCTCGGGCACACCGACGCGGCGACCGGCCGGCCCTTCGTCGACGTGGTGCTCGACCAGGCCGAGCAGAAGGGCACCGGCCGGTGGACCGTGCAGAGCGCGCTGGACCTCGGCGTCCCGATCACGGGGATCGCCGAGGCCACCTTCGCCCGGTCGCTGTCCGGCCACGCCGACCAGCGCGCCGCCGCGCGCCGCGCCTTCGCCGACGCGGGCGGAAAGTGGCAGGTGGACGACCGGGAGACCTTCGTCGAGGACGTCCGGCGCGCGCTGCTGGCCAGCAAGATCGTCGCGTACGCGCAGGGCTTCGACCACATCCGGGCCGGCAGCCGCGAGTACGACTGGGGCATCGACCTGGGCGGCACCGCGACCATCTGGCGGGGCGGCTGCATCATCCGGGCCCGCTTCCTGGACCGGATCCGCGAGGCGTACGACGCCGAGCCGGAGCTGCCGACGCTGCTGGTGGCCCCGTGGTTCGCCGAGCGGGTCGACGCCGGCGTCCCGGCCTGGCGGCGGGTGGTGGCCGACGCGGCCCGGGCGGGCGTGCCCACGCCGGCGTTCTCGTCGTCGCTGGCCTACTTCGACGGGCTGCGCGCACAGCGGCTGCCGGCCGCACTGATCCAGGGCCTACGGGACAACTTCGGGGCGCACACCTACCACCGGGTGGACCGGGACGGGTCGTTCCACACCCGCTGGGCGGCGGACCGCTCCGAGACGGTGGCCTGACCCCCGCTCGATCCACCCGATGGGCGGCTCCCCGCCCGCCCTCCGGGCCGCTGCGGAAGACGCGTTCACCAGGCCCGCCCCGGCTCCTCGGCCGAGGGTTCCAGATCGCTCGGCGCCGAGCCGGAGTCGTCGGGCGGGGTGGGCGCCCAGCCGGCGGCCGGTTCGCCGTGTGCCAGCTCGGCGATCTCGCCGGAACGGACGGCCGGCGTGTGCCCGAGCTCGGCGCAGTACCGCTCGGCGACGCCGGCGCAGAGATCCGCCACCCGTTCCCGGTGCGCGGCGTCGACCAGGTCCGCGCCGGCCAGCGCGGCCGTCATCTCGTACCGGAGATCCCGCATGTCCACCCCCGTGGCCGGACGCGACCGGGCGGCCCGCCCTCGCGCCGATGGTATGCGCTGAGGCCGCGCGGCCCGCCGCAAACGCGTCGACGCCGCCCCGACCGCGGGACCGCTACGTCCTCGGGGCCACCGGGTTGGGCAACGCGCCGCCGAAGCGGCGGTCCCGCTGGGCGTAGAGCTCGCAGGCGTACCAGAGGTGACGGCGGTCGAAGTCCGGCCAGAGCGTGTCGAGGAAGACCAACTCGGCGTACGCGCTCTGCCAGAGCAGGAAGTTGGAGGTGCGCTGCTCGCCGGAGGGGCGCAGGAAGAGGTCCACCTCGGGGACCTCCGGGTGGTAGAGGTACCTGGCGATGGTCTTCTCGTTGACCTTGCCCGGGTCGAGCCTGCCGGCCGCCACGTCACGGGCGATCGCGGCGGTGGCGTCGGCGATCTCCGCCTGGCCGCCGTAGTTGACGCAGAACTGCAGCGTCAGCGTCGAGTTGCCCCGGGACATCTCCTCGGCGGTCTGCAACTCGGAGATCACGCTCTTCCAGAGCCGCCCGGCCCGGCCGGACCAGACCACCCGTACGCCCAGGTCGACGAGCTGGTCACGGCGGCGACGGATGACGTCCCGGTTGAAACCCATCAGGAACCGGACCTCGTCCGGCGAGCGCCGCCAGTTCTCGGTGGAGAAGGCGTACGCCGACAGGTAGGGGATGCCCAGCTCGATCGCGCCCTCGACGGTGTCGAAGAGGCTGTGCTCGCCCTGCTCGTGACCCTTGGTCCGGGGCAGCCCGCGCTCCTTGGCCCAGCGGCCGTTGCCGTCCATGACCACCGCGATGTGCTTCGGCAGCGCCTCGGCGGGCAGGGCCGGCGGCCGGGCGCCGGACGGGTGCGGAGTCGGTGGCACCGGCTCCCGCCGGAAGACCCTCGTCGATCGGATCACTTACGCATTCTCCCTGTTCACGCCAGTGGCGGTGGGTCCGGCGCCGGGGCGCGGCGGGACCGTGCCGGCCCCGGGGGCGCCCCGGTCGACCAGCGGCAGCGAGCGTAGCGCGCGCTCCAGGTGCCACTGGAGGTGCGCCGCGACCAGCCCGCTGCACTCCCGGCGTACGCCGGTCTCGGTGGCGTCGGCGTACGCCCAGTCGCCGGTGGTCAGCGCGGACATCAGGTCGACGCTGGCCGGGGCGGGGTGGGCGGCGCCCGGTGGCCGGCAGTCCGGGCAGACCGTCCCGCCGGCCGGTACGGAGAACGCCCGGTGCTTCCCCGGCGTGCCGCAGACCGCGCACGCGGTCAGCGCGGGCGCCCAGCCGGCCAGCGCCATCCCGCGCAGCAGGTAGGCGTCGAGCACCAGCGTGGTGGCGTGCTCGCCGCGCGCCAGCGACTTCAGCGCGCCGAGGGTGAGCTGGAACAACCGCAGCGACGGCTCCCGCTCGACCGGGGTGAGCCGCTCCGCCGTCTCGGCGATCGCGCTGGCCGCCGTGTAGCGGGGGTAGTCGCCGAGGAACCGCTTGCCGTAGAGGTCGATCCCCTCGACCTGGCTGACGGTGTGCAGCGAGCTGCCCAGATTGCCCTTCGGGTCGCCGGCGAGTTGGAGGTCGACGTGCCCGAACGGCTCCAGCCGGGCGCCGAACCGGCTTGAGGTGCGCCGCACGCCCCGGGCCACCGCGCGAAGCCGGCCGTGCCGGCGGGTCAGCAGGGTGATGATCCGGTCGGACTCGCCCAACTTCTGCACGCGCAGCACCACCGCGTCGTCGCGGTAGAGCTGTCGGCGGTACCCGGCCATCCGGCCATTCTCCCTCGGGGTGCGATCTCAGGGTCGGTTCGGGGTGGATCGGCGGTCGAACCCGGATGTGCCGCCCCGACGGCCGGCCGTAGCGTGCTGGCCATGGCTCAGCAGCGAACCATCGTCACCGCCACGGCCACCGCCGCCGCCACGGCCGCCCTGATTCTCCTGAGCGGGTGTGACACCCTGTCGTACCGCGAGTTGGACTACGACAACACCGAGGCGATCCGGATCACCCGGATCACCGTACGGCCGGGCTCGGGCGACGTGACGGTACGCGGTTCCGGGTCCGCCCCCGAGGTACGGATCAAGCGGGCGGTCCGCTACCAGGGCGAGCAGCCCGACACCCGCTACCAGATCAACGGCGACGAGCTGGTGCTGGACACCAGCTGCGGCCACCGCTGCGGCATCTCCTGGGACGTGACCGTCCCCGAGGGCGTGGCGGTACGCGGCGAGACCGGCTCCGGGAACATCGTGCTGAGCCAGGTCGGCGCGGTGGACGTCAAGCTGGGCTCCGGCGACATCAGCGTGACCGCGGCGCGCGGCGAAGTCCGCGCCGAGACCGGCTCCGGGGACATCGCCGTGGTCGACGCGTCCGGCGCGGTCCGGCTGCGGGCCTCCTCCGGCCGGGTCGAGGCGCGGCGGCTGGCCGCCGGGGTGGACGCGCAGACCTCCTCGGGGGACGTGACCGTCGAGCTGGACCAGCCGGCCTCGGCCCGGGTGCACGCCGGCAGCGGCAACGTGGAGCTGACCGTGCCGGAGGGGCGGTACCGGGTGCGGACCAGCACCGGCTCGGGCAGCGCCGACGTGGAGGTGGCCGACGACCCGGGCGCCGCCGCGCTGCTGGACGTACGCACCGGCAGCGGCGACGTCACGATCACCCGGCGCTGAGGGCGCGGCCCGGAAACGGCGCGGCCCGGAGACGGTGGGTCAGCGTGTGCCGGTCTCGGCGTCCGCCCGCTCGGCCGCGCCGCGCGGCGCGGGCACCCGACCCGGGTCGGACCGGGCGGGGCGGTCCGCCCGCTCGCCGGCCGTCAACACCCCGGACCCGGCGCGACGATCCGTCCGCGTGCCGGCCCCCACCAGCTCGGCCTCCGCGCCGACGGGCGCGGGGCTGGCCGGGGCGGCCGCCGCCCGCTCGGCCACGGTCCGCCGGGGCCGGCCGGGGACCAGCTCCGGCGTACGCCGGGCCGCCACGTCCTCGACCCAGCCGACCAGCAGGGTGACCACACCGACCAGCACGAACACCAGCACCACCCGGATCGCCAGGCCGAGCGGGTCACGCGGGGTCCAGCCGACCAGCCCGACCAGCGGGGTGAGCGCCACCACGAACGACATGTGCCACAGGTAGACCGTCAGCGCGCGCCGGTTCAGCACGGTGACCGCCCGGCCCAGCAGCGGGATCCGGTCGACCCAGGGCGCCTCGGCCGGGGCCCGGCCGATCGCCACCAGGATGAACGCGGCCGACCAGAGGGCGTTGCCGAGGTGGATGTCGTTCAGGTCGTACCCGCGCGAACCGGGGTGGGTGAAGATCCAGGCCAGCCCGGCGGCGCCGAGGGCGAGCGCGGCGGGCAGCAGCACCCCGTTACGGAGCCGGCGGAGCATGCCGTCGTGGTGGGCGAAACCGAGCAGCCAGGCGCCGAAGTACAGGCCGAACTCGCGCAGCACGACCGGCGCGTCCGGGTAGACGCCCAGCTCGATCACCACGAGCAGCGCGTACGGGGCGAGCAGGGTGGGCAGCGGGGCCCGGCGGAACAGCCACAGGGCGAGCGGCGAGGCGAGCACGAACCACAGGTAGTCCCGCAGGTACCAGATCGGGCTCAGCGCCAGCGCCCCCCAGTAGTTGGCCGGTGGGTCGCTGACCGGGAAGAGCCAGAGCAGCACCTTCGGGGTGAACGGCAGGCCGGTGAGCAGCATGGCCGGCACGAAGACCGCCGCGAGCACCCACAGCGACGGCAGCAGGCGGCGCAGCCGGCGCGCCACGGCGGGCACGCCGGTCCGGTCCAGTGAGGCGGCCATCAGCGAGCCGGCGAGCGCGAACATCACCGACATCGCCGGGAAGATCAGGGTCAGGGCCGCCGACCCGACGACGTGGTAGACGACGACTCGCACGATGGCCAGGAAACGGAGCAAATCCAGGTATCGGTTTCGCATCAGCCTGCAGCTATGTCCGGGGGCAAGGGATCAACGCTTTCCCTACCCTCCGACCCGGCGGGGCGAAACGACGAACGGACAGGGTCAGAAGTGAAACATCCCATAACTGCGACCGATTCGGACTATCCCGAATACGCACCGACGGCCCCGGATGGCCGGGGCCGTCGGTCTTCGATCGTCGGTCGTCGCGCTCAGAAGCCCAGCTTGCGGAGCTGCTTGGGGTCGCGCTGCCAGTCCTTGGCGACCCGGACATGCAGGTCGAGATAGATCCGGGTGCCGAGCAGCTCCTCGATCTGCCGGCGGGCCGTGGTGCCGACCTCCTTGAGCCGGCTGCCCCGGTGACCGATCATGATCCCCTTCTGGCTCGGTCGCTCAACGTACACGTCGGCGTAGATCTTGGTGAGTTGACCCTCCGGGATCATCTCCTCCACCACCACGGCGATGGAGTGCGGCAGCTCGTCCCGGACGCCTTCGAGGGCCGCCTCGCGGATCAGCTCGGCGACCAGCACCTGCTCCGGGTCGTCGGTGAGCATGTCGTCCGGGTAGAGCTGCGGCGACTCCGGCAGGTAGCCGGTCATCACGTCGACCAGGGTGTCCACCTGGTGCCCGGAGACCGCGCTCACCGGCACCACGTCGGCGAAGTCGGCCAGCTCGCTCACCGCGAGGAGCTGCTCGGCGAGACGCTTCTTGTCCACCAGGTCGGTCTTGGTGACCACCGCCAGCACGGTCGCCTTCAGGCTGGCGAGTTCGCCGGTGATGAACCGGTCACCCCGACCGACCGGCTCGTTCGCCGGGATGCAGAGGCCGATCACGTCGACCTCGCTCCACGTCTCCCGGACCAGGTCGTTCAGCCGCTCGCCGAGCAGCGTACGGGGACGGTGCAGCCCCGGGGTGTCGACCAGGACGAGCTGCGAGTCCGGCCGGTGCAGTACGGCACGGATGACGTGCCGGGTGGTCTGCGGCTTGTTCGAGGTGATCGCGATCTTGGTGCCGACGATCGCGTTGGTCAGCGTCGACTTGCCGGCGTTGGGCCGTCCGACGAAGCAGGCGAACCCGGCCCGGTAGGGACGGGGCTGGTCCGGGTCCGGCACCCCGGTCACTCGACCACCGTGCCGAGGAGGGCGCCGTCCGGCGCGGCCACGTGGATCGGCGCGTCGGTGGAGAGGTCCCGCACGGCGGCGTGCCCCGCGCCGTCCAGCGTCGACGCCTCGGTCACCACCACGGCGGCCTCCAGCCGGCTCGCCCCGGCGGCCACCGCCGAGGCGACCGCGAGCTGGAGCGCGGTCAGGGTCAGCGACGGCAGCGCGACGCTGGCCGCCGCGTACGTCCGACCGTCCTGATCACGGACCGCCGCGCCCTCCACGGCGCCGACCCGGCCGCGCGCGCCCCGGGCCAGGACGACCAGCTTGCCGTCCTCGGCGCTCAGCGCGGCGAGATCGGACGGGGTGGGCCGGGCGGCCGGCACGGCGGGTGACTCAGGCATCGGCGGGTAGCCTCTCCTCGGAACGATTCTGGTTGCCGCGGGACTCGGCGTGCTCGCCGCGACCCGCGCTGTCGGCTGTGTCACTCGGCGCGGCCCGGCTCACCAGCACGGTGTCGATCCGGTTACGCCGGCCGGTGGTGCCCTCGGCGATCAGCCGCAGCCCGGCCACCTCGGCCTCGGCGCCCGGAAGCGGCACCCGGCCGAGCGCCTGCGCGAGCAGACCGCCGACCGTCTCCACCTCGTCGGTGGGCAGCTCGGTGTCGAACAACTCGCCCAGGTCCTCCACCGGCAGCCGGGCGGTCACCCGCACGGCCCCGTCCGCCAGGCGCTCGACCGGCGGCCGTTCGACATCGTACTCGTCGGTGATCTCACCGACGATCTCCTCCAGGATGTCCTCGATGGTGACCAGGCCACCGGTGCCGCCGTACTCGTCGACAACGATGACCAGGTGGTTGCGGGCCGCCTGCATCTCGGAGAGCAGGTCGTCGACCGGCTTGGACTCGGGCACGAAGGTCGCCGGGCGCATCAGCTCCGACACCGGGAGCTGGGTGGTACGCGGGTCGCCGCCCTGGGTACGCCGGATCAGGTCCTTGAGGTAGAGCACGCCGAGCACGTCGTCCACGCTCTCGCCGATCACCGGGATCCGGGAGAAGCCGGAGCGCAGGAAGAGCGCCAGCGCCTGGGCGAGCGTCTTGCGCTCCTCGATCCACACCATCTCGGTACGCGGCACCATCACCTCGCGGGCGATGGTCTCGCCGAGCGCGAAGACCGAATGGATCATCTGGCGTTCGCCGTGCTCCACGACCCCGCGCTGCTCGGCCAGGTCAACCAGCTCGCGCAGCTCCACCTGGGTGGCGAAGGGGCCCTCCCGGAAGCCTCGCCCCGGGGTGACCGCGTTGCCGATCAGGATCAGCAGCGAGGCGAGCGGGTTGAGCGCCCGGCCCAGCCAGCGCACCAGCGGCGCGACCGCGCGGCCCACCGCGTACGCGTGCTGCCGGCCCAGGGTGCGCGGCGCGACACCGACCACCACGAAGCTGACCACGGTCATCGCCCCGGCGGTGACCAGGGCGGCCCGCCAACCGGCGCCGAAGCTGTCCACCGCCACCAGCGCGACCAGCGTGGTGGCGGTCAGCTCGGCCAGCAGCCGGAGCAGGAGCAGGAGATTGAGGTGGCGGACCACGTCACCGGCGACCGCCTGGAGGGTACGCGCGCCGCGCGCCCCGTCCCGGGCCAGCTCGGCGGCCCGGGCCGGCGAGACGGCGGCCAGCGCCGCCTCGGTCATCGCGATGAGGCCGGCGAGCACCACCAGCCCCGCCGCGAAGACGATGAGTTGGAGGTCGGGCAGATTGGCAGGGTCGCTGCCGGCCGCCAGAGTGGTCATCATTTCGACCGGGTCGACCGCCAGCTGGCCAGCAGGCGGGCCTGAAGACCGAACATCTCCCGCTCCTCCTCCGGCTCGGCGTGGTCGTAGCCGAGCAGGTGCAGCACCCCGTGCACG encodes:
- a CDS encoding alpha/beta fold hydrolase — its product is MRVDARGLTFEVRTGGPEDGVPVLLLHGFPQHGGEWDGVVPALHAAGLRTYAPDQRGYSPGARPAAVEAYRIPELVADAAGVLDALGVTSAHVVGHDWGAAVAWALAAAHPERVRSLTAVSVPHPAAMAHALATDRRQKARSAYMALFRKPGTAERVLLAMRAAALRRMLGGVGDAARVTRYAEPMRVPGALTAALNWYRAMSGADMRAVGPVGVPTTFVWSDGDVAIGRAAAEACAAHVTGDYRFVELAGVTHWIPDEAPAPLAEAILARVGP
- a CDS encoding ECF transporter S component yields the protein MENSNRWRTIDIVVASVIAVAFGVIFWAWNLVWSATDAAFAFFPPAQTLIYGVWLVPAVLGGLVIRKPGASLFCELVASIVSALLGSQWGGIAIVQGLTQGIGAELAFAAFRYRSYRLPSALLAGALTGLTAAVFDFVYWNKATDLVSYRIPYALLTIVSATVIAGAGAFYLTRALADTGVLDRFPAGRERAAV
- a CDS encoding ABC transporter ATP-binding protein, with translation MSAVELRGFGWRHAGRKGWAVRGVDLRIEAGERVLLLGPSGAGKSTLLAALAGLLPEDSGTQEGTIEIDGLDPRKARERVGVVFQDPETQLVMARCGDDVAFGLENRGVPGAEIWPRVDEALRRVGFPYHRGRPTAALSGGEQQRLALAGALALRPGLLLLDEPTANLDPAGATLIRQAVRDALDADTTLILVEHRVAEALPLVDRVVVLEAGGGVRADGPPDAVFAAHGDALADAGVWVPGRAVPPRRAAAPAGEPLITAGRLGLPPRLAPTDLRVRAGEALAVLGPNGAGKSTLALLLGGLLRPGTGTVTAGADLAGPDAGTPPHRWRAPALARRIGSVFQDPEHQFVTNTVFDELALGPRRTGQPEAAVRSTVDGLLERLRLARLAGANPYTLSGGEARRLSVATALATAPRLLICDEPTFGQDRRTWLELVDLLAELRDAGHGVVAVTHDPDFVAALADRTVTLTRPGTGDRP
- a CDS encoding energy-coupling factor transporter transmembrane component T family protein, translated to MIGVEPVAAPGAPLARRNPVAKLAAALVFSFILIATLDPVAPAIAIAIELAVLPLFGIRYRVLARRAWPLLASAGGILVTLVLFAADRSGRVLVEAGPVLVTEGVLVTALGLVLRMLAVALPGIVVFATTDATDLADALIQNAKAPARFAIGALAAFRLVPLLEQEWRMISMARRARGVDAGRNPVAKLRLFVSTAFALLVGAIRRGTRLAVAMDARGFDAGVPRTVARRQHFTRADALLVAVAAVLAGAALAVSVAVGTFRPLIG
- a CDS encoding MTH1187 family thiamine-binding protein, translated to MLIAFSITPLGVGESVGGVVADAVRVVRESGLPNRTDAMFTTVEGEWDEVMAVVKRAVDTVAAQAPRVSLVLKADLRPGVTDAMTAKVARVEARLAEATGPTATMPPNQG
- the gndA gene encoding NADP-dependent phosphogluconate dehydrogenase, coding for MAARATAQIGVTGLGVMGRNLARNLARHGFTVAVHNRSPERTRSLIAEHGGEGAFVPSESTADFVATLERPRAVIVMVKAGGPTDAVIDELVPLLEAGDIVVDCGNAHFTDTIRREEALRGHGLHFVGTGVSGGEEGALHGPSIMPGGSDESYRKLGPIFEKIAAQVAGTPCCRHIGPDGAGHFVKMVHNGIEYADMQLIAEAYDLLRAGLSASPAQLAEIFRQWNGGELESFLIEITADVLGHTDAATGRPFVDVVLDQAEQKGTGRWTVQSALDLGVPITGIAEATFARSLSGHADQRAAARRAFADAGGKWQVDDRETFVEDVRRALLASKIVAYAQGFDHIRAGSREYDWGIDLGGTATIWRGGCIIRARFLDRIREAYDAEPELPTLLVAPWFAERVDAGVPAWRRVVADAARAGVPTPAFSSSLAYFDGLRAQRLPAALIQGLRDNFGAHTYHRVDRDGSFHTRWAADRSETVA
- a CDS encoding thioredoxin reductase, producing the protein MRDLRYEMTAALAGADLVDAAHRERVADLCAGVAERYCAELGHTPAVRSGEIAELAHGEPAAGWAPTPPDDSGSAPSDLEPSAEEPGRAW